GGCGAAGGGCCACAATAGTGTTTCACGCATGCTATCCCCTAATATCCCTTTCCTTTGTGTTTGATTATAGTAAAAAGGCACACAATTAGTGCGGTGTATGTAAGGTCTGTGATGTGTTGCTCATTTCTCACTGAATCAGACTATTCCTGTGTTAGGCTTGTGACTCGAGTCGTAATAACCTCCTATGTCTTTTCCTCTCATGCCGTTACCAGGGACATCAGCCCTGTCTGTAAAGACCCGGGAGCATTTAGAGCAGCGATTGACCTGTTTGAGAGTCACCTGAGGGCAAACTACCCAAAGATCGATGCCATTGCTGGTGAGATAAAGTCTGGAATCCTAATTTTTTACACTGTATCATACATCCCAAGTGCTCCGGTTTTTGCATATCATCCTCGATTTTGGGAAACTGTCCCATGCAGCTACCCCACTATTTGCAGGCAGGGGAAATAGTGGACTGGTGGGGGGCGATCCTCCGATCCCCCCTGACTGACCCattgagctgtaaaatcaaCGCATTGTCTGTGCTGTTGTGGGGTATACCTCCATTGCAGCTTGCCTTGGAAGGTGGCTCTTGTAGTAAGATGGGTAAGTGGCCACACCAGCCTCTAGCCACCCCCCCAACACACGTGTCCgtgtttggacacctgaaatatcGGGGGTATGCTGCAAAGCTGTTTATCCTGTACATGCGGGTTACATGCATCTAAACGTAATTGGACTTAATCCAGGGAAATTTTGTCTTGTAGGTCTGGATTCTCGGGGGTTTCTCTTTGGCCCGTCCCTGGCGCAGAGATTTGGTGTCGGCTTTGTGATGATCCGTAAGAAAGGGAAACTACCTGGTCCAACCGAGTCTGTGTCTTACTCTCTGGAGTACGGAAAGGTGAGTCCCTGTCTTTGGTCACAGATGGGGGTCGTTCCTGTCTACATCCTGTTCTCtgcaggaaagactaaagtttatggcaaaaaaattactacgtTTACAGCTATTGTGATACCGACCCTATCGTTGCTACACACAGCTTTATTACTGAGccacctttttcctttttaattcagGCAGAGATTGAAATTCAAGTTGACGCAGTGAATCCAGGGCAGAAAGTTGTGGTCATTGATGATCTGCTTGCAACTGGAGGTAAAACctatactccccccccccctaaacTATGAAGGATCCGGTTGTTTGGCTAATGTAAATGGTACTGATCACGTTCTTCATCTACAGGGACGATGAGCGCCGCATGTGAACTCCTGAAGGGCAGAAAAGCGGAAATTCTTGAGTGCCTGGTCCTGATAGAGTTAACATCCCTGCGTGGCACAGATAGGCTGACGCCATACAAAGTCCATTCGCTGCTGCAGTATGATTAGGCCGTTACAGCCACAGGGAGCTCGGCGATTGCCGTCCCGCGCTGGTATTGCTTACGAAGGTGCCTCTATATGTAAACgtacattaaatatatgcaaGGGATCACTCGTGGAGACAGCGTATACTGAATGCAGGTGGGAGAAGCCCACCTATTGTTTAACTATGCTTTCTCTTATTTAAACACCTATGTGTTATTCATGTAGGTTAAAGGTTTCTACCTCTAAGGGAAGAGCTTgacacatttaaccccttaacgacaatccccgtacatgtacggggttgccgtgcaacgggttaacgacaatgcccgtacatgtacgggctgccgttaaatagctgcagcgccgcgatcgcggcgttttcgccgcgatcggcggctttgcagcatccacggaagcctcacaagtgaggctgaccgtggatccggggagggcagccctcggcagccctccccggaagaaaaatggccgccgccgcaccgatcatcaaagatcgcggcggcgcccggctaaaactgcttaggaagcgatatgaatcgcttcctaagcataaatggtgttactgacatgcctcgatatcgaggcatgtcagcaacactaccccccgacccccgatcgccttgtgattgctccgaggagcaaccacaagtgccatcctgtgaatgacgttgccgtcattcacaggatggcattaacaatagaaatgagttcatagagggtctatccagaccctcttgagaactctcgagctcctcctgcaggttgaatgcaggtactgcatccaaccatgcaaggtcaatggagcccagctcactagtgagagtgactagtaaaaaaaaaaaaaaaaaaaaaaaaaaaaaattaaaaaaaaaatttaaaaaatgtttcaaaaaaatgtcaaaaatatggtaacatgtaaaaatccccactgtcaccaaaaaaaaaaaaaaagtttttaataagcaagtcctaaaatttttacaaaatatgtcctaatatctttacaaaaattccattatggaaagagttaaaatattggcattacaaatgcccatagggtgtctagtattaaaaaatatatgatttgatggggtaaattgaattggccgggttcaaagatgtcccaaatatgggacatggggcagatgtctaaatggcaaaaaaatacacacctcacaaaggcggccttttacctcccaaataaccctacaaacccatgcatgtggggtatcgctgcgctcaggagatgttactgaacacatattggggtgttgtgtgacacggacatacaccaggagcgataaatttatacaacatgtgtgaaaaaaatacaaaaagaattactaccataaagtttcacaaagggtagtggtaaaattagtgcattgaaagggttaaaataccagcatttcaaataccttggggtgtctagtttttaaaaatatatgatttgatggggtaaatttcattggccggcttcaaagatacctgaaatggcacatggggggaagaattaccagatttggaaaaaaaggttttgaaatggcaaaacgctacctgtacttattgccccataacgtgcagaaaaaagcaaaaaaacataaaaacattgggtatttctaaactcaggacaaatagtagaatctatttagcaggttttttcattcgtttttgcagatgagtaaaagttttctgtttaaaaagtgagaaaaagtaattttttaacaaaaaatccccatattttatcattttttttatagtaaattagatgatatgataaaattaatggtatctaaagaaagccctgtttgtcctgaaaaaaacaatatataatatgtgtgggagcatgaaatgagagagaagaaaatcacagctaaacagtaacactgaaaaacgttaaaagagccattgtcccacaatatactacgagtaaaaacccctattgtccttaaggggttaaaggggacaTACAGGGTATCTAGGATAAGCGAAGCAGGTTGTATGACATTAAGCCGGTTTAGGTACAGGCTGAAGCAGCCCAAAATAATGCAACAGCGTTTTCACAATTGCCTTTGTAAGCTTCAGCAGAAAAGAACAGCCATCGGAGGCCAAGGAACCTCAGGAAATTTTATCACTGCCTTACCTCGCTGTGCAGCTGTAGTA
The nucleotide sequence above comes from Spea bombifrons isolate aSpeBom1 chromosome 10, aSpeBom1.2.pri, whole genome shotgun sequence. Encoded proteins:
- the APRT gene encoding adenine phosphoribosyltransferase, giving the protein MNDQEKLQLLRDAVRAFPDFPSPGIVFRDISPVCKDPGAFRAAIDLFESHLRANYPKIDAIAGLDSRGFLFGPSLAQRFGVGFVMIRKKGKLPGPTESVSYSLEYGKAEIEIQVDAVNPGQKVVVIDDLLATGGTMSAACELLKGRKAEILECLVLIELTSLRGTDRLTPYKVHSLLQYD